A genomic segment from Oligoflexus sp. encodes:
- a CDS encoding EI24 domain-containing protein has product MINPIRDLVRGSRLYWLGVKWLSQHPIWFLLLFIPTLVGLGLMAAALLLFWEYQADIMRTLLFEPGEGWLWVLLYYISKGLLYLAALGLSLLFGLLTTNVLAAPLYELLSCAVEKEKRGRVTEISLWQSLKNIPEELKKVLLIMVLSLLVFLVPGLNLLGIFVAASLVGWDYYDYPMARRGWSLKQRLREARQDYFAILGFGLWLVIPFVHFILMPMAVAGGTLMALERIDTIERR; this is encoded by the coding sequence ATGATCAATCCCATCCGCGATTTGGTTCGCGGCAGTCGTCTGTATTGGTTGGGAGTCAAGTGGCTAAGCCAACATCCGATTTGGTTCCTTCTTTTGTTCATCCCAACTCTGGTAGGATTGGGACTGATGGCAGCTGCGCTGCTGCTTTTTTGGGAATACCAGGCGGATATTATGCGAACCCTGCTCTTCGAACCGGGTGAGGGGTGGCTCTGGGTCCTTCTTTATTACATAAGCAAGGGCCTGCTCTATCTGGCAGCTTTGGGACTGTCTCTTCTCTTTGGTCTTTTGACCACCAACGTTCTGGCGGCGCCGCTCTATGAGTTGCTGTCCTGTGCGGTGGAGAAGGAGAAGCGGGGGCGGGTGACGGAAATCTCGCTGTGGCAGTCGCTCAAGAATATTCCGGAGGAACTCAAGAAGGTCCTGCTCATTATGGTACTGTCTCTTCTGGTCTTTCTGGTACCGGGGCTGAATCTTCTGGGCATATTTGTGGCAGCTAGTCTGGTAGGGTGGGATTACTATGATTATCCCATGGCCAGGCGAGGCTGGAGTCTGAAACAAAGGTTAAGGGAAGCGAGACAGGATTATTTTGCCATTTTAGGCTTTGGCCTGTGGCTGGTGATACCCTTCGTTCATTTTATTTTGATGCCCATGGCCGTAGCAGGGGGAACCCTGATGGCTCTGGAGCGGATCGACACTATCGAGAGGAGATAA
- the recA gene encoding recombinase RecA encodes MGLENSAERTKAIDAALSSIEKQFGKGAIMRLGQAEQDASRIESISTGSLSLDAALGVGGLPKGRVIEIFGPESSGKTTLTLHIAAEVQKAGGVAAFVDAEHALDTSYAKKIGVNLDELLVSQPDTGEQALEIVDMLVRSEAVSLVIIDSVAALTPKAEIEGEMGDMHVGLQARLMSQALRKLTGSVSRTNCTVIFINQIRMKIGVMFGSPETTTGGNALKFYSSVRLDIRRLASIKQGEDVIGNRVRVKVVKNKVAAPFKEAEFDVLFGTGISHIGDLIDLASNHEIITKTGAWFSYKDQRLGQGREKAKEFLEGNPELKAQIEYEVKKKLNFPNLQEPKKESDVAKAEAKGARKGKADDAEPKAKAAGAKD; translated from the coding sequence ATGGGTTTAGAAAATTCCGCCGAACGCACAAAGGCCATTGACGCAGCGCTGAGCTCGATTGAGAAGCAATTCGGCAAAGGTGCCATCATGCGTTTGGGTCAGGCGGAGCAGGATGCCAGTCGGATCGAATCTATTTCGACCGGTTCCTTGTCACTGGATGCAGCTCTCGGAGTGGGTGGTTTGCCCAAGGGACGTGTGATCGAGATCTTTGGACCAGAATCCAGCGGGAAAACAACGCTGACTCTGCATATTGCGGCTGAAGTGCAAAAAGCCGGCGGTGTGGCAGCTTTTGTGGATGCTGAGCATGCTCTTGATACCTCCTACGCGAAAAAGATCGGCGTGAACCTGGATGAACTTCTGGTTTCACAGCCTGATACCGGCGAACAGGCTCTGGAAATCGTCGATATGCTGGTGCGCAGTGAAGCGGTGAGCCTTGTGATCATCGACTCTGTGGCGGCTCTGACCCCGAAAGCGGAAATCGAAGGCGAGATGGGTGACATGCATGTGGGTCTTCAGGCCCGCCTGATGTCCCAGGCTCTTCGGAAACTGACCGGCTCCGTGTCCCGTACGAACTGTACGGTCATCTTCATCAACCAGATCCGTATGAAGATCGGTGTGATGTTTGGAAGTCCGGAAACCACCACCGGTGGTAACGCGCTCAAGTTCTATTCTTCGGTTCGTCTTGATATCCGCCGCTTGGCGTCCATCAAGCAGGGCGAGGATGTGATCGGGAACCGCGTGCGTGTGAAAGTCGTGAAGAACAAGGTTGCCGCGCCTTTCAAAGAAGCGGAGTTCGATGTGCTCTTCGGTACGGGTATTTCCCATATCGGTGATCTGATCGATCTGGCTTCCAACCATGAAATCATTACCAAGACCGGCGCCTGGTTCTCTTACAAGGATCAGCGTTTGGGTCAGGGCCGTGAGAAAGCGAAGGAATTCCTGGAAGGCAATCCCGAGCTGAAAGCCCAGATCGAATACGAAGTGAAGAAGAAGCTCAATTTCCCCAATCTGCAGGAACCGAAAAAAGAGTCGGACGTGGCCAAGGCTGAAGCCAAAGGCGCCCGTAAGGGAAAAGCCGATGATGCTGAGCCGAAGGCCAAGGCTGCCGGCGCCAAGGATTGA